In a genomic window of Oscillatoria salina IIICB1:
- a CDS encoding IS630 family transposase (programmed frameshift), whose translation MAAVKRGEKKTQVSRFFKISRNTLALWLKKERETGDYQASPPVRVGTEPKIKDLEKFREFAKENSGKTQKQMAQLWGCGATQQNISYACRKLGISRKKTYGYRERDEEKRREFLQKLEKIEKSRKVYVDEAGFDNREDYPYGYSPIGERCYALKSGKKRERVSWLSALKEGKLLAPLTFDGSCNRDLFEAWLKNFLLPVLETGDIIIIDNASFHKGESIKELVERAGCEIWYLPTYSPDLNKIENWWAVLKTWMKQRLHEFQTVRECVDAAFRNCPNVCA comes from the exons ATCGCAGCAGTGAAAAGAGGAGAAAAGAAAACACAGGTAAGTCGTTTTTTTAAAATTAGTCGCAACACGTTAGCTCTATGGCTAAAAAAAGAAAGAGAAACAGGAGACTATCAAGCCAGCCCACCTGTAAGAGTAGGAACTGAACCGAAAATTAAAGACCTAGAAAAATTTCGAGAATTTGCCAAAGAAAATAGTGGCAAAACTCAAAAGCAAATGGCTCAATTATGGGGGTGTGGTGCGACGCAACAGAATATTAGTTATGCTTGCCGAAAACTGGGTATAAGCCGA AAAAAAACTTATGGGTATCGGGAACGAGATGAAGAAAAAAGACGAGAATTTCTTCAAAAACTCGAAAAAATAGAGAAGAGCAGAAAAGTTTATGTAGATGAAGCAGGATTTGATAATCGAGAGGATTACCCATATGGCTACAGCCCAATAGGGGAAAGATGTTATGCACTCAAATCAGGAAAAAAAAGAGAAAGAGTCAGTTGGCTATCAGCATTAAAAGAAGGAAAATTATTGGCTCCTTTAACCTTTGATGGCTCATGTAATAGAGATTTATTTGAAGCCTGGTTAAAGAATTTTTTGCTGCCTGTGCTAGAAACCGGAGACATTATTATTATTGATAATGCCAGCTTTCATAAAGGGGAATCTATTAAAGAACTTGTGGAAAGGGCTGGATGTGAAATTTGGTATCTGCCTACCTATTCTCCCGATTTGAACAAGATTGAAAACTGGTGGGCTGTTTTAAAGACATGGATGAAACAGAGATTACACGAATTTCAAACCGTCAGAGAATGCGTGGATGCTGCCTTTAGGAATTGTCCTAACGTATGCGCGTAG